A region from the Microbacterium lacus genome encodes:
- a CDS encoding glycoside hydrolase family 13 protein, which translates to MTTVLDSLSHPTFSTEDAAWWRQAVVYQVYPRSFADADGDGLGDIPGITSRVPYLAGLGVDAVWLSPFYPSALADGGYDVADYRDVDPRLGTLEDFDAMVAALHAAGIRVVVDIVPNHTSDLHAWFQEALAAGRGSAARDRFIFREGLGPDGSEPPTDWVSTFGGSAWERVADGQWYLHNFAVEQPDLNWANPEVREDFLTTLRFWSDRGVDGFRIDVAHMLTKDLTEPLPSQAELDSLPRDGRHPMIDRDDVHEVYAEWRQVFDSYDPPRTAVAEAWVDPSRVPLYASAESLGQAFNFDLLEADFDADQFHRIVTANLALAASSGSSTTWVLSNHDVVRHATRYGLARPARGADGRPALKHGNEWLLSGGRQSDVDRVGGLRRARAATLFVLGLPGSAYLYQGEELGLHEVGDIADEDRQDPTFFRSPGVDLGRDGCRVPLPWTREGSSFGFGAAGAHLPQPEWFAAASVQDEEADPASTLTLYRRALALRHELQGPEALTWVETGRADVLRFERPNGWSVVTNFGTEPYALEGEVVLASADAAPGTVLGESTAWLVAPSA; encoded by the coding sequence GTGACCACTGTTCTCGACTCCCTCTCCCACCCCACCTTCTCGACCGAGGACGCCGCCTGGTGGCGCCAGGCGGTGGTCTACCAGGTGTACCCCCGCAGCTTCGCCGACGCCGACGGCGATGGACTGGGGGACATCCCGGGCATCACGTCGCGCGTCCCCTATCTCGCCGGACTGGGGGTGGACGCCGTCTGGCTGAGTCCCTTCTACCCCTCGGCGCTGGCCGACGGCGGCTACGACGTCGCCGACTACCGCGATGTGGATCCCCGGCTCGGCACGCTCGAGGACTTCGATGCGATGGTGGCCGCGCTGCACGCGGCGGGCATCCGCGTCGTGGTGGACATCGTCCCGAACCACACGTCCGATCTGCACGCGTGGTTCCAGGAGGCACTGGCCGCCGGCCGCGGCTCGGCCGCGCGCGACCGGTTCATCTTCCGCGAGGGCCTGGGCCCGGACGGCAGCGAGCCGCCCACGGACTGGGTCTCCACGTTCGGGGGGTCCGCATGGGAACGGGTGGCCGACGGCCAGTGGTACCTGCACAACTTCGCCGTCGAGCAGCCGGACCTGAACTGGGCGAACCCGGAGGTGCGCGAGGACTTCCTCACGACCCTCCGCTTCTGGTCGGACCGCGGCGTCGACGGGTTTCGGATCGATGTCGCCCACATGCTCACGAAGGACCTGACCGAGCCGCTGCCGTCGCAGGCCGAGCTCGACTCCCTGCCGCGCGACGGCCGGCATCCGATGATCGACCGTGACGACGTGCACGAGGTGTACGCCGAGTGGCGCCAGGTGTTCGACTCGTACGACCCGCCCCGCACGGCGGTGGCGGAAGCGTGGGTCGACCCGTCCCGGGTTCCGCTGTACGCGAGCGCCGAGAGTCTCGGCCAGGCGTTCAACTTCGACCTGCTCGAGGCCGACTTCGACGCCGACCAGTTCCATCGGATCGTGACGGCGAACCTCGCCCTCGCGGCATCCTCCGGATCGTCCACGACGTGGGTCCTGTCCAACCACGACGTGGTCCGGCACGCCACGCGCTACGGGCTCGCTCGGCCCGCGCGCGGCGCAGACGGGCGGCCCGCGCTCAAGCACGGCAACGAGTGGCTGCTGTCGGGGGGCAGGCAGTCCGATGTCGATCGCGTCGGCGGCCTTCGCCGGGCGCGGGCCGCCACCCTGTTCGTCCTGGGACTGCCCGGCTCGGCGTATCTGTACCAGGGGGAGGAACTCGGGCTCCATGAAGTCGGGGACATCGCGGACGAGGACCGGCAGGACCCGACGTTCTTCCGCAGCCCGGGCGTCGACCTCGGCCGGGACGGATGCCGCGTGCCGCTGCCCTGGACGCGCGAGGGCTCATCCTTCGGGTTCGGCGCCGCGGGCGCGCACCTTCCGCAGCCGGAGTGGTTCGCGGCGGCATCCGTACAGGACGAGGAGGCCGACCCCGCGTCGACCCTGACGCTCTACCGCCGCGCGCTCGCGCTGCGACACGAGCTGCAGGGGCCGGAGGCCCTCACGTGGGTCGAGACAGGGCGGGCCGACGTGCTGCGCTTCGAAAGGCCGAACGGGTGGAGCGTCGTGACGAACTTCGGGACCGAGCCGTACGCGCTGGAGGGCGAGGTCGTCCTCGCCAGCGCGGACGCGGCTCCCGGTACGGTTCTCGGCGAGTCCACGGCGTGGCTGGTCGCGCCCAGCGCCTGA
- a CDS encoding DNA topoisomerase IB — protein sequence MARLVRVRPGEDPGYRRQRSGSGFRYLDEHGDAIPAPDRERIRALVIPPAWQDVWIAANPHAHIQAVGIDDAGRRQYLYHPRWRERRDRRKFSRALELAAALPHARGRVTSALRRDELDRERVLAASFRLLDQAAPRIGSARYLERHGSRGLTTLQRRDATVAASVLTLSFPGKSGKRAYIEVDDAELAAVMAELGAGRPRSPLLSYRRGNRRVPLTPADVNAHVRALTGGAFTAKDFRTLRGTIMAAETLARIGTVDTATQRKRAETLAVRATSEALGNTPAVARASYIDPAVFSAYERGRLLSLDLSPESAIQRLLLG from the coding sequence GTGGCACGACTGGTCCGGGTACGCCCGGGAGAAGACCCCGGATACCGCCGGCAGCGCTCCGGCAGCGGATTCCGCTATCTCGACGAGCACGGCGACGCGATCCCCGCGCCGGACCGCGAGCGCATCCGAGCGCTGGTCATCCCGCCCGCGTGGCAGGACGTCTGGATCGCGGCGAACCCGCACGCCCACATCCAGGCCGTCGGGATCGATGATGCCGGAAGGCGCCAGTACCTCTACCACCCGCGCTGGCGCGAACGCCGCGACCGGCGCAAGTTCTCCCGCGCGCTCGAACTGGCCGCCGCCCTGCCGCACGCGCGTGGACGTGTGACGAGCGCCCTCCGTCGCGACGAGCTCGACCGCGAGCGTGTGCTGGCCGCATCCTTCCGTCTGCTCGATCAGGCCGCGCCCCGGATCGGCTCCGCGCGCTACCTCGAACGGCACGGCAGTCGTGGGCTGACCACTCTGCAGCGCCGGGACGCCACCGTGGCGGCATCCGTCCTCACCCTCTCGTTCCCGGGCAAGAGCGGGAAGCGCGCCTACATCGAAGTCGACGACGCGGAGCTCGCCGCCGTGATGGCGGAGCTCGGCGCGGGGCGTCCGCGCTCGCCGCTGCTGTCGTATCGCCGCGGCAACCGGCGCGTGCCGCTCACTCCGGCGGATGTGAACGCCCACGTGCGCGCTCTGACCGGGGGTGCCTTCACGGCGAAGGACTTCCGGACGCTGAGGGGCACGATCATGGCCGCCGAGACGCTCGCCCGCATCGGCACCGTCGACACCGCGACGCAGCGCAAGCGCGCCGAGACCCTCGCCGTACGTGCCACGTCGGAGGCGCTCGGCAACACGCCGGCTGTGGCCCGGGCGAGCTACATCGACCCGGCGGTGTTCTCGGCGTACGAACGCGGACGACTGCTCTCGCTCGACCTGTCGCCGGAGAGCGCGATCCAGCGACTCCTGCTCGGCTGA
- a CDS encoding fluoride efflux transporter FluC produces the protein MAARTPTTRGSAFSWRILGAVVLGGAIGVALRALLVLPVAESDSWIVLPAVTLAVNIAGSFALGVVVGLWDDRRPLARAFVGTGVLGGFTTYSAFAVQVGEVGALAPVTGLLLAAIAVFVGLVAAALGLRIGRSAAGDPARREPPEDAE, from the coding sequence ATGGCGGCGCGCACCCCGACCACCCGAGGCTCAGCGTTCTCGTGGCGGATCCTCGGCGCCGTGGTCCTCGGCGGTGCGATCGGTGTGGCGCTGCGGGCGCTGCTGGTGCTGCCCGTCGCGGAGTCGGACAGCTGGATCGTGCTTCCCGCCGTCACGCTCGCGGTCAACATCGCGGGCTCGTTCGCCCTCGGGGTGGTCGTGGGACTGTGGGACGACCGCCGCCCGCTCGCGCGCGCCTTCGTCGGCACCGGTGTCCTGGGCGGTTTCACGACCTACAGCGCGTTCGCCGTGCAGGTCGGCGAGGTGGGGGCCCTCGCCCCGGTGACCGGGCTGCTGCTCGCCGCGATCGCCGTCTTCGTCGGTCTGGTGGCGGCGGCTCTGGGACTGCGCATCGGACGGTCGGCGGCGGGGGATCCCGCTCGGCGCGAGCCGCCGGAGGACGCCGAATGA
- a CDS encoding CrcB family protein, whose translation MTLMQILLVALAGGLGAGLRYILDVAIQRGRRGVFPLGILIVNVTGSLALGIVTGLGDALAAPVVAILGVGLLGGYTTFSTVSTESALLLQTGRRDWGWLNLIGTAVSGVIAAAVGLLVGGVIGGLIPR comes from the coding sequence ATGACCCTGATGCAGATTCTCCTGGTGGCGCTCGCCGGTGGGCTGGGCGCCGGCCTCCGCTACATCCTCGACGTCGCGATCCAGCGCGGCCGCCGCGGGGTCTTCCCGCTCGGCATCCTGATCGTGAACGTCACCGGCTCGCTCGCCCTCGGCATCGTGACCGGCCTCGGCGACGCGCTCGCCGCGCCGGTCGTCGCGATCCTCGGAGTGGGGCTCCTGGGCGGCTACACGACCTTCAGCACGGTCTCGACCGAATCCGCTCTGCTCCTGCAGACCGGCAGGCGCGACTGGGGGTGGCTCAATCTGATCGGGACGGCGGTCAGCGGCGTGATCGCCGCCGCGGTGGGACTCCTCGTCGGCGGTGTGATCGGCGGTCTGATCCCGCGCTGA
- a CDS encoding efflux RND transporter permease subunit, with protein sequence MSNLAVLSLKNRALIALITIVAAVFGGLALTSLKQELIPSIEFPQLSIITTYPGASPEVVNNDVSVPIETAIQSVPGLESTSATSTTNASIVRASFTYGTDLTRAEGKITQAINRLDLPEGVDPNVVSFSIDDLPVIQLAVAGYSDQETIQAQLDASVIPELEDIDGVSSAQVVGGQGQRVTITPDTAALAERGYTQQAISDALEQNGVLFPGGTVTEGDQTLTVQTGTKLESVEQIQGLPLVASTPEQFAAGAVTVGDVSTVELRPDPVTSISRVNGEPALTIAVTKTPSANTVEVSQAVNAAIPDLQDAIGDDAEITVVFDQAPYIQESIDTLAKEGLLGLVFAVLVILIFLMSVRSTLVTAISIPTSVLITFIGIQAFGYSLNILTLGALTIAIGRVVDDSIVVIENIKRHYVGDAEKLPSILRAVREVAAAVTASTITTVAVFLPIAFVGDITGELFRPFALTVTIAMTASLFVALTIVPVLAYWFLRPGKPILDAAGRAIDPEDPAAPPSRLQKAYLPILTWTLKHSWVTVIIAVLVLAGTIAAAPLMKTNFLGDSGQNTFTVSQDVGPAASLDAQDAAAQEVEAALLSVDGVETVQTSIGSSGSAVRDAFTGVGGITYSVTTDTSADQTAVRADVEAAVAELDDVGTVTVSTQGGGFGSSDIAIDVSAPDQATLLEATDAVVAAVEGAEGVGQVTTNLAAALPYVAVTVDTAAAAEVGLSEVAVGGLVSNTMQPRQAGSVEIDGTGVTVYLAVADPPTTIEELQNLQIPSAVGVIPLSQIATVEESEGPTSITTQRAQRTATVSVTPSTDNLATASASVTAALADVELPTGANAEVGGVVTQQQDAFTQLGLALLAAILIVYIVMVATFKSLRQPLLLLVSVPFAATGAILLQIITGVPLGVASLIGVLMLIGIVVTNAIVLVDLVNQYRTKGLSAHDATIAGGSRRLRPILMTALATIFALTPMALGITGQGGFISQPLAIVVIGGLVSSTVLTLLVLPTLYNLVEGAKERRAARRGESVPAVEPALVGAAAVPVLTRRELRAREAAAGAAVVGQAESAGAASDAPAVDEVPLIEEGPDVETPGTEDVQSAPTTDVPLIEEGPDVETPERAAEPAAEGESDTQGEPEPEPEPESSPKPEPEPDPAPESEPAPESESEPESEQGEPGAHPDGRV encoded by the coding sequence GTGTCCAACCTCGCCGTCCTGAGCCTCAAGAACCGCGCGCTCATCGCCCTCATCACGATCGTGGCCGCCGTCTTCGGCGGTCTCGCGCTGACGAGCCTGAAGCAGGAGCTGATCCCGTCGATCGAGTTCCCGCAGCTCTCGATCATCACGACGTACCCGGGCGCCTCGCCCGAGGTGGTCAACAACGACGTGTCCGTGCCGATCGAGACGGCGATCCAGAGCGTGCCCGGCCTCGAGTCCACGTCCGCGACGAGCACGACGAACGCGTCGATCGTCCGCGCGTCCTTCACGTACGGCACCGACCTCACCCGCGCCGAGGGCAAGATCACGCAGGCGATCAACCGACTCGACCTGCCGGAGGGCGTCGACCCCAACGTCGTGTCCTTCTCGATCGACGACCTCCCGGTCATCCAGCTCGCCGTCGCCGGCTACAGCGACCAGGAGACGATCCAGGCCCAGCTCGACGCGAGTGTCATCCCCGAGCTCGAGGACATCGACGGCGTCAGCTCCGCGCAGGTCGTCGGCGGCCAGGGCCAGCGCGTCACGATCACGCCCGACACCGCCGCCCTCGCCGAGCGCGGCTACACGCAGCAGGCGATCTCGGACGCGCTCGAGCAGAACGGCGTGCTGTTCCCCGGCGGCACCGTGACCGAGGGCGATCAGACCCTCACCGTGCAGACCGGGACGAAGCTCGAGTCGGTCGAGCAGATCCAGGGTCTCCCGCTCGTCGCCTCCACTCCGGAGCAGTTCGCCGCGGGCGCGGTGACGGTCGGGGACGTCTCCACGGTCGAACTCCGTCCGGACCCGGTCACCTCGATCTCCCGCGTGAACGGCGAGCCCGCGCTCACGATCGCCGTCACCAAGACGCCGTCGGCCAACACCGTCGAGGTCTCGCAGGCCGTGAACGCGGCGATTCCCGACCTTCAGGACGCGATCGGCGACGACGCCGAGATCACGGTTGTGTTCGATCAGGCCCCCTACATCCAGGAATCGATCGACACCCTCGCGAAGGAGGGCCTGCTGGGCCTGGTGTTCGCGGTGCTCGTGATCCTGATCTTCCTCATGTCGGTGCGCTCGACCCTCGTCACGGCGATCTCGATCCCGACGAGCGTGCTGATCACCTTCATCGGCATCCAGGCGTTCGGCTATTCGCTGAACATCCTGACCCTCGGTGCGTTGACGATCGCGATCGGTCGTGTCGTCGACGACTCGATCGTCGTGATCGAGAACATCAAGCGTCACTACGTCGGCGACGCCGAGAAGCTGCCGTCGATCCTCCGCGCCGTCCGCGAAGTCGCGGCCGCGGTCACGGCATCCACGATCACGACCGTCGCCGTGTTCCTGCCGATCGCCTTCGTCGGAGACATCACGGGGGAGCTGTTCCGCCCGTTCGCGCTCACCGTCACGATCGCGATGACCGCGTCGCTGTTCGTCGCGCTCACGATCGTGCCGGTCCTCGCGTACTGGTTCCTGCGCCCCGGCAAGCCGATTCTGGATGCCGCCGGCCGGGCGATCGATCCCGAGGACCCCGCCGCACCCCCGTCGCGACTGCAGAAGGCCTACCTGCCGATCCTCACCTGGACGCTGAAGCACTCCTGGGTCACTGTGATCATCGCCGTCCTCGTGCTCGCCGGAACGATCGCCGCGGCGCCGCTGATGAAGACCAACTTCCTCGGCGACTCGGGTCAGAACACGTTCACCGTCTCGCAGGACGTGGGTCCGGCCGCGAGCCTGGACGCACAGGATGCCGCCGCCCAGGAGGTCGAGGCAGCCCTGCTCTCGGTCGACGGGGTCGAGACGGTTCAGACCTCGATCGGATCCAGCGGCTCCGCCGTCCGCGACGCGTTCACCGGCGTCGGCGGCATCACGTATTCCGTGACGACGGACACCTCCGCCGATCAGACCGCGGTGCGGGCCGACGTCGAGGCGGCTGTGGCCGAGCTCGACGACGTCGGCACCGTGACCGTGTCGACGCAGGGCGGCGGCTTCGGCTCGAGCGACATCGCGATCGACGTGTCGGCTCCCGACCAGGCGACGCTGCTCGAGGCCACCGACGCGGTCGTCGCGGCCGTCGAGGGTGCGGAAGGAGTCGGGCAGGTCACCACGAACCTCGCCGCGGCGCTCCCGTACGTCGCCGTCACGGTCGACACCGCGGCCGCTGCCGAGGTGGGGCTCTCCGAAGTCGCAGTCGGCGGGCTCGTGTCGAACACGATGCAGCCCCGTCAGGCCGGGTCTGTGGAGATCGACGGCACCGGTGTCACGGTCTACCTCGCCGTCGCCGACCCGCCCACCACTATCGAGGAGCTGCAGAACCTGCAGATCCCGAGCGCGGTCGGCGTCATACCGCTCTCGCAGATCGCGACCGTCGAGGAGTCCGAAGGACCGACCTCCATCACGACGCAGCGCGCACAGCGCACCGCCACCGTATCGGTGACACCCTCGACGGACAATCTCGCCACGGCATCTGCATCCGTCACCGCGGCCCTCGCCGATGTCGAGCTGCCCACCGGCGCGAACGCCGAGGTCGGCGGCGTCGTGACCCAGCAGCAGGACGCGTTCACGCAGCTCGGGCTCGCGCTGCTCGCGGCGATCCTGATCGTCTACATCGTCATGGTCGCGACGTTCAAGTCGCTCCGTCAGCCGCTGCTGCTGCTGGTCTCGGTGCCGTTCGCCGCGACCGGGGCGATCCTGCTGCAGATCATCACGGGTGTCCCGCTCGGGGTGGCTTCGCTCATCGGCGTCCTCATGCTGATCGGCATCGTCGTCACGAACGCGATCGTGCTCGTGGACCTCGTGAACCAGTACCGCACGAAGGGCCTTTCCGCCCACGATGCGACGATCGCCGGTGGCTCGCGTCGTCTGCGACCCATCCTGATGACCGCGCTCGCCACGATCTTCGCGCTCACCCCGATGGCGCTCGGCATCACCGGTCAGGGCGGATTCATCTCGCAGCCGCTCGCGATCGTGGTGATCGGGGGACTCGTGTCCTCGACTGTCCTGACCCTGCTCGTGCTGCCCACCCTTTACAACCTCGTCGAGGGGGCGAAGGAGCGTCGCGCGGCGCGGCGCGGCGAGTCGGTTCCTGCGGTCGAGCCGGCGCTCGTCGGCGCCGCCGCGGTGCCCGTCCTCACGCGTCGCGAGCTGCGCGCGCGCGAGGCGGCTGCGGGTGCGGCGGTCGTCGGTCAGGCGGAATCCGCGGGTGCGGCATCCGATGCGCCCGCCGTCGATGAGGTTCCGCTCATCGAGGAGGGCCCGGACGTCGAGACGCCCGGAACCGAGGATGTCCAGAGCGCTCCGACGACCGACGTTCCGCTCATCGAGGAGGGCCCGGACGTGGAGACGCCCGAGCGTGCCGCGGAACCCGCTGCGGAGGGCGAGTCAGACACCCAGGGTGAGCCCGAGCCCGAGCCCGAGCCCGAGTCCTCGCCCAAGCCGGAGCCGGAGCCGGACCCCGCGCCCGAGTCCGAGCCCGCGCCCGAGTCCGAGTCCGAGCCCGAGTCCGAGCAGGGGGAGCCCGGCGCGCACCCCGACGGCCGGGTCTGA
- a CDS encoding antibiotic biosynthesis monooxygenase: protein MAENDPHPITVAIERRIDPARAPEATAWMQAGTDLATTFEGFLGSGWVRAGEGSDLWYMLYRFRDIPTLEAWDDSPQRAWWLDSGRAFASEVRVERRTGIEGWFDAPFATHVESRRGADAPATGPIQHPIPAAPPRWKQAVTIWLGFFPTNLLASWALGYVPGFADWPLVLRVLLATVLLTPVMTYLVLPWVTRMLRPWLQR from the coding sequence ATGGCTGAGAACGACCCCCACCCGATCACGGTCGCGATCGAACGGCGCATAGACCCCGCGCGCGCCCCGGAGGCGACCGCGTGGATGCAGGCCGGCACCGATCTCGCGACGACGTTCGAGGGCTTCCTCGGGTCAGGGTGGGTCCGCGCCGGCGAAGGCAGCGACCTCTGGTACATGCTCTACCGGTTCCGGGACATCCCGACCCTGGAAGCGTGGGACGACTCTCCCCAGCGGGCGTGGTGGCTCGATTCCGGCCGCGCCTTCGCGAGCGAGGTCCGCGTCGAACGCCGGACGGGCATCGAGGGCTGGTTCGACGCCCCCTTCGCGACACACGTCGAGAGCCGACGGGGAGCCGACGCGCCGGCCACCGGTCCCATCCAGCATCCGATCCCGGCCGCTCCGCCCCGCTGGAAGCAGGCCGTCACGATCTGGCTCGGTTTCTTCCCGACGAACCTGCTCGCCTCCTGGGCCCTGGGTTACGTCCCGGGATTCGCCGACTGGCCTCTCGTGCTGCGGGTCCTGCTGGCGACGGTCCTGCTCACGCCGGTGATGACGTACCTGGTACTCCCGTGGGTCACACGGATGCTGCGTCCCTGGCTGCAGCGCTGA